The Streptomyces tendae DNA segment ACCAGTTCCTGTCGACGAGGGGGAGATAGTGTCAGGCACACCCCGGCTGAGGGCCTCCTACGCCCTGGACGCCGGGGGCGCCTGGATAGCTCAGGCACGCCACCTCGCGGCCGAGTTCCTCACCCGGGCGCGGGTGGAGGACGGACTGCCGGTGTCGGAGCGTGTGGTGGAGATCACCCAGCTCGTCGTCAGTGAGCTGGTCACCAACGCCCGCAAGTACGCCCCGGGCCCCGTCGGCCTGGACCTGCGCGTCTTCAGCGACACCGTCGAGGTGGTCGTCCGCGACGCCAACCCGAACGCGCCGCGCCCCCGGGACGCCGACCCCGGGCGGGTGGGGCAGCACGGCCTGGAGATCGTCATGGCCGTCACCCAGGCCCTCGACATCCGCCAGGAAGCCGAGGGCAAGAGCATCACCGCCCGTATCTCCCTCTCCGCCTGAACCGCACCCGCGCGGGTGCGGTCCCGTGACGGCACCGCCCGGCCGTCAGCCCTGCGGCCGCTCCCCTTCCGGCACCCGCCGCAGATGGATCAGGGCGCTCGACCAGTCGCCGCCCGGCAACTCCGGGTCCAGGCCGTACTCCGTGAGGACCGTGGAGTGGTGCACGGCGCCCGTCTCCGTGTCCCGGTAGCGCAGGCCCGGCGGCAGTCCGCGCAGCCGGAGCGGCACCCGCGGGGTGCCGTGTCTGGGGCTGCCGCGGAAGGCGAGCACCACCGCCTCGTCGCCGTCCGCCGCCACGTACTGGACGGCCGACGGGCCGTCGCCGTACGGGACGCCGATCCGGTACTGGTCCCCGTGCTGCACCAGGTGCCGGATCTCCTTGTACCGGGCCACCAGCGCGGCGCCCTCGGTGAGCTCCGCCCCGCTCCAGCGGGTGAGGTCGCCGCCGACGCCGAGGAGCCCGGCCATCGCCACATGGAAGCGGAAACGCAGCGGCACGCTCAGCCCGGTGAGCTGGTTGGGCACGTCGGTCACCCAGGCGGACATCACCCGCGCCGGATAGACCTGGCTGAACCCCCGCTGGATCGCCAGCCGGTCCACGGCGTCGGTGTTGTCGGACGTCCACGCCTGGTCGGTACGGGCGAGGATGCCCAGGTCGACCCGGCCGCCGCCCCCGCTGCACGTCTCGATCCGCAGGTCCGGGTGCGCCTGTCGCAGCCGGTCCAGCACGCCGTAGAGGTTCCGCACGTACCGGGTCCACAGGCGGTCGTTGCCGTCGTCGGGGCCGGACCAGCCGGACTCGCCGAACGCGCGGTTCATGTCCCACTTGAGGAAGTCGACGCGGTGCTCGGCGACCAGCCGGGTGAGCCAGTCGAAGGCCCAGTCGGCCACGTCCCGCCGGGCGAAGTTCAGCACCAGCTGGTTGCGCATCTCGGTGCGCGGGCGGCCCGGCAGGTGCAGCACCCAGTCGGGGTGCGCCCGGTACAGGTCGCTGTCCGGGTTGACCATCTCCGGCTCCACCCAGACACCGAACCGCATGCCCAGCCGGTGCACGGCGTCGGACAGCGGCCCGAGGCCCTCGGGGAACCGGTCCGGCGCCGGGGTCCAGTCGCCCAGGCCCGCCCGGTCGCTGCGGCGGGCGCCGAACCAGCCGTCGTCCACCACGTACAGCTCGACGCCCAGCCGGGCGGCCCGCTCGGCCAGTGCCAGCTGGCTCGCCTCGTCGACGTCGAAGCCGGTGGCCTCCCAGGAGTTGTAGAGCACCGGTGCCGTCTCCCCGGCGTGCCGCAGCACATGGCCGCGGACGTAACGGTGCCAGGTCCGGCTCGCCGCGCCGAAACCGCCGTCGGTGAACAGACCCGCCAGCACCGGCGTGCGGAACTCCTCGCCCGGGCCGAGCGGCACGCACGTCCCCTCGTGGCCCACGCCCCCGGTCAGACCCGCCCGGCCGTCCGGCGTCCGCTGCACGGTCATCCGCCAACTGCCGCTCCACGCCAGGGCGGTGCTCCAGACCCGGCCGCTCTCCTCGGTGGCGGTGCCGTCGTCGAGCATGGTCCAGGGGTTGGCGTGGTGGCCGGTGACACCGCGCCGGCTGGTCAGCACCGTCTCCCCGTGGGGCAGGGGCTCGCGGCGCAGCTGGGTCTCCGCCGACCACTGCCCGGTGACATGGCTCAGCCGGTAGTCGGGCAGGGGCGGCAGCGTCCACGCCGCGGAGTCGGCGCGCAGTAGTTCCACGCTCCGGTCCCCGTCGTTGCGCAGCACGGTCCAGCGCTCGATCACGTCGGTGTCGGCGCGGACCCGGTAGTGCAGGGCGACCGACAGGGGGAACACCCGGTCGCGGAACTCCAGGACCAGCTCGGCGCAGCCGGGGGCGGGCTCCTCCACCCGGTGCCCGGTGGCCTGCCACTCGAAGGCACGTGAGCCGTCGGCGTGCCGCACCTGGAGCGAGGGCGGTCCGTAGCGGGTGCCGCCGTCCACCGGCAGCTCCTCGCCCACGGCCGGCCGGCCCTCGAAGCTGCTCGCCGGTTCCCTGGCGGGCACCGCGAGTGCGTCCGCCTCCTCGGGGCGAGTCGTGGTCCCACGCCACGTGCCAGGGCGCACCGGTCTCGTCGATCCGCAGGGCGTACGACGTGTGCGGGGTGGTCAGCAGCCAGACCCCGATGTCGGGGGAGCGGGTGATGAGCGGCATGGGGCCTCACGATCGGCGTCGGGGGTTGCATCGCAAACCCAAGCGCGGCCTTCGATCATGTGTCAAGGGCGGACCCTCCCTTGTGTTTTCAAGGCGACAGCGCGCGCTCTTTTGCCTTCGAAAGAAAGAAGGCTGATTTCATTGACAGCAGAAATTAAGGCCCGTAGGTTCCCGGCCATGCAGCCGACCTTCCCCGCCGAGACGTTCCCGGCGCACACCCCGGCGGCCTCCCAGGTCTTCACCACCGTCCTGGCGCACGGCCCCCTGACCCGGCTCGACGTGGCCCGGCGGGCCGGCCTGTCCCCGGCCGCGGTCACCAAGGCGGTACGGCCCCTGATCGAGGCGGGCTATCTGGTGGAGGACGCGGACGCGGAGGCCCGCCCGGCCCTCGGCCGCCCGGCCAACCGGGTCCGGGTCGACGGCGGACGGGCCCTGTTCACCGGGCTGAAAGTGACCGGCGACGAGATCATCGGTGTGCTCACCGACCTGTGCTGCCGCATCCTCGTCGCCCGGCGCGTCCCTCTGACCGGCCGCGCCCCTCGGGACGTCCTGGCGGTCGCGGTGGACCTGGCCAACGAGCTGCGCACCGAGGCCGACGGGTTCGGCGTACCGGTCCTCGGCCTCGGCATCGCCCTCGCCGGGGACGTGGACCGCGCCGAGGGCACGGTGCGCTACTCGCCCTTCCTGGACTGGCACTGCGTACCGCTCGCCGGGCCGGCCGGGGCGGCGAGCGGGCTCCCGGTCACCGTCGACAACGACGTGCGCGCCCTGACGGTGGCCGAGCAGTGGTTCGGCGACGGCGTGGGCCTCTCCGACTTCGCCGTCGTCACCGTGGGCGCCGGCATCGGCTGCGGCCTCGTCGTGCACGGCCGGGTCGTCTCCGGTGCGCACGGCGTCGCCGGAGAGATCGGCCATGTCCCCGTCGACCCCGACGGCCCGCCCTGCCACTGCGGCAACCGCGGATGCCTGGAGGCCGTCGCGGCCGACGCGGCGATCCTCGCCCGGGTCCGCGAGGTCACCGGGTCCGACGTCGCCGGCACCGCGGAGGCCGTCGCCCTGGCACACCGGGGCGACGAGGGCGCCCGCGCCGTCTACGCGCGGGCCGGGGAGGCCATCGGCCGCGGGATCGCCACCGTGGCCAACCTGCTCGGCCCCCAGCGCGTCATCATCTCCGGCGAGGGACTGGCCGCGTACGACCTGTACGCCCGGCAGATCCGCGACGGCTTCGCCGCCGCCGCCTTCGGTTCCGCCGCCCGCTGCGAGGTCCGCACCCGCCCGCTGCCGTTCGAGGAGTGGGCCCGCGGGGCCGCCGCCACGGCCATCCAGTCCTTCGTCGGCCGCTGACCTCCCGGCCCGCCAAGTACCGGGAGGTGAACGGCGGATGAAGGCATCCGGCAGGCCGTGCCGGGCCGGGCGCCCGGCGCTACCCTCGTCACGGGTAACGAGGACACCGGATCGCGCACGCCGACTCGCGAGGATCTCCCCGTCGACGAGAAGGGTGCCGTCGAGTTCTGGGAGGCGAAACTGCTCACCACGACGCTCACCCCCCGAAGACTCCGCCCGGCGGGGATCCGCCTGCGCGGACTGTCCGTCCTGGTCCTGCTCGCCGCGCTCCTGGGCCCCGTCCCCGTCCCCTCGGAGGCCCGCGCGGCGGAACCCCGGCACGACGTGGTCACCTGGACCGCGAGCGCCTTCCGGCTGGGCACGGGCGTGCCCGACCGCGCCTACCGGCTCGTGGTGCACACCAGCGTGGGCGGGGACCGGGCACGGTTACGGCTGACCAACGCCTTCGGTGACCGGCCGCTGACCTTCGACAGCGTGTACGCCGGCGTCCGGCGGCAGGGCGCCGAGCTGGTCCCCGGCAGCAACCGCCGGCTCACCTTCGACGGCCGGCCCACCGTGACCGTCCCGCCCGGTGAGGTGGTCCTGAGCGACCCGCTGCCCGGCCGGGTCCGGGCCCGCACCGACCTGGTCGTCAGCCTGCACAGCCCCGACGCGGCGGGCTCCGCCACCGGACACCGCCTCGCCATGCAGACCTCGTACGTCACCCAGGGCGATCACACCGCCGACGAGAGCGCCGACGCGTGGACGACGACGACCACCTCGTGGTTCTACCTGGACGCGGTCACCGTCCGCACCTTCGCCCGCACCGGCGCGGTGGTCGCGCTGGGCGACTCCATCACGGACGGCTGGGAGTCCACCACGGACCTCAACCGCCGCTGGCCCGACCAGCTCGCCGATCGCCTCCAGCGGTCGCCGCGCACCACGGTCCGGGGCGTGGCCAACGCCGGCATCTCCGCCAACAAGGTGCTCGCCGACGGCGGCGCGCCGAGCGCCCT contains these protein-coding regions:
- a CDS encoding ATP-binding protein translates to MEPVPVDEGEIVSGTPRLRASYALDAGGAWIAQARHLAAEFLTRARVEDGLPVSERVVEITQLVVSELVTNARKYAPGPVGLDLRVFSDTVEVVVRDANPNAPRPRDADPGRVGQHGLEIVMAVTQALDIRQEAEGKSITARISLSA
- a CDS encoding SGNH/GDSL hydrolase family protein; this encodes MGPVPVPSEARAAEPRHDVVTWTASAFRLGTGVPDRAYRLVVHTSVGGDRARLRLTNAFGDRPLTFDSVYAGVRRQGAELVPGSNRRLTFDGRPTVTVPPGEVVLSDPLPGRVRARTDLVVSLHSPDAAGSATGHRLAMQTSYVTQGDHTADESADAWTTTTTSWFYLDAVTVRTFARTGAVVALGDSITDGWESTTDLNRRWPDQLADRLQRSPRTTVRGVANAGISANKVLADGGAPSALNRLDRDVLSHRGVRTVLVFEGVNDIKAPTGVTAADLIDGYREIVDRVHAAGHCVVGATIAPYKGWPEWNAKAEAVRQDVNAFIRTGGAFDAVADFDHAVRDPDDPERIRPAYDNGDHLHFTDQGMRAMADAVDPEDLECARHGRP
- a CDS encoding ROK family transcriptional regulator, with translation MQPTFPAETFPAHTPAASQVFTTVLAHGPLTRLDVARRAGLSPAAVTKAVRPLIEAGYLVEDADAEARPALGRPANRVRVDGGRALFTGLKVTGDEIIGVLTDLCCRILVARRVPLTGRAPRDVLAVAVDLANELRTEADGFGVPVLGLGIALAGDVDRAEGTVRYSPFLDWHCVPLAGPAGAASGLPVTVDNDVRALTVAEQWFGDGVGLSDFAVVTVGAGIGCGLVVHGRVVSGAHGVAGEIGHVPVDPDGPPCHCGNRGCLEAVAADAAILARVREVTGSDVAGTAEAVALAHRGDEGARAVYARAGEAIGRGIATVANLLGPQRVIISGEGLAAYDLYARQIRDGFAAAAFGSAARCEVRTRPLPFEEWARGAAATAIQSFVGR